From Pan troglodytes isolate AG18354 chromosome 9, NHGRI_mPanTro3-v2.0_pri, whole genome shotgun sequence, the proteins below share one genomic window:
- the LOC107967209 gene encoding cytochrome c-like, whose protein sequence is MGVVEKGKKIFVQKCAQCHTMQKGGQHKTGPNLHSLCRQETGEAVGYSYTDTNKNKGITWGKDTLMHYLETPKKNIPGTKMIFASIKKKAERADLIANLKNATHQ, encoded by the coding sequence ATGGGTGTTGTTGAGAAAGGCAAGAAGATTTTTGTTCAGAAGTGTGCCCAGTGCCACACAATGCAAAAGGGAGGCCAGCACAAGACTGGGCCTAATCTCCATAGTCTCTGCAGGCAGGAAACAGGTGAGGCCGTTGGATACTCTTACACAGACaccaataagaacaaaggcaTCACCTGGGGAAAGGATACACTGATGCACTATTTGGAGACTCCCAAGAAGAACATCCCTGGAACAAAAATGATCTTTGCCAGCATTAAGAAGAAGGCAGAAAGGGCAGACTTGATAGCTAATCTCAAAAACGCTACTCATCAGTAA